The following are encoded in a window of Prochlorococcus marinus str. MIT 1013 genomic DNA:
- the polA gene encoding DNA polymerase I, with amino-acid sequence MKEIKKPTLLLIDGHSLAFRSFYAFSKGGEGGLTTKDGFPTSVTYGFLKSLLDNCKSIEPNGITIAFDTAEPTFRHKEDPNYKANRDVAPDIFFQDLDKLEEILKENLNLSICKAPGYEADDVLGTLANDAAEKGWSVRILSGDRDLFQLVDDARDIAVLYMGGGPYAKSGNPKLIKEEGVREKLGVNPNKVIDLKALTGDSSDNIPGVKGVGPKTAINLLNENNDLDGVYKSLQELEKEGEKAKRGAIKGAVRLKLKADKDNAYLSRKLAEILIKIPISPKIEYNLEGINESKLTESLEKLELHSLLKQVPTFKALFSKEGLSEKNNSRSLKESKIVNNKSENIELTRLNETKEIPQIEPKIIDNLEELNNFVAQIMKHTDTTKPIAIDTETTNLNPFKAELVGLGFCFGESLKDIVYIPIGHKNKEADLIEINQINQLKIEEVIVALQGWFSSNENPKTLQNAKYDRLILLRHGIILNGVVIDTLLADYIYDATLKHSLDEIAYREFGFKPKSFSDVVKKGEDFSYVDIKSASMYCGMDVYLTRKLAIIYINRLKETSIKLINLLKEVEQPLEQVLAEIESTGIIIDTPYLKDLSLELTKTLNTIAKEVYKVAGNEFNLSSPKQLGELLFEKLDLDRKKSRKTKTGWSTDAGVLEKLESDHPIVKMIIEHRTISKLLNTYVDALPQLIEKETGRVHTDFNQAVTATGRLSSSNPNLQNIPVRTEFSRRIRKAFIPQKDWKLLSADYSQIELRILTHLSGEEVLKNAYLKNEDVHSLTAKILFEKDAIDADERRIGKTINFGVIYGMGAQRFARSTGVSLIEAKYFLSKFKERYPAVFQFLEYQERLALSQGFVETLLGRRRYFHFNRNGLGRLLGTPPNEIDLTTARRAGMEAQQLRAAANAPIQGSSADIIKLAMIQLHSALRKTGLAAKILLQVHDELVLEVNPKDLEETKLLVQNTMENAVKLSVPLIVETGVGVNWMEAK; translated from the coding sequence ATGAAAGAAATAAAAAAGCCAACTTTATTATTGATTGATGGCCATTCGTTAGCTTTTAGAAGTTTTTATGCTTTTAGCAAGGGGGGGGAAGGAGGTCTTACAACCAAAGATGGTTTTCCTACGAGTGTTACCTATGGTTTTCTAAAAAGCCTTTTAGATAATTGCAAATCTATAGAACCTAATGGAATTACAATTGCTTTTGATACCGCTGAGCCAACATTTCGCCACAAAGAAGATCCGAACTACAAAGCAAATAGAGATGTCGCACCTGATATATTTTTTCAAGATTTAGACAAGCTTGAAGAGATTCTTAAAGAAAACCTGAATCTCTCAATCTGCAAAGCCCCAGGCTATGAAGCGGATGATGTCTTAGGAACTCTTGCTAACGATGCCGCTGAAAAAGGATGGAGTGTCAGAATCCTCTCTGGAGATAGAGACTTATTCCAATTAGTGGATGATGCAAGAGATATAGCAGTCTTGTATATGGGAGGAGGTCCCTACGCAAAAAGCGGAAATCCTAAACTTATTAAGGAAGAGGGCGTAAGGGAGAAACTTGGAGTCAATCCAAACAAGGTTATTGATCTGAAAGCCTTAACTGGTGATAGCTCAGATAATATTCCTGGAGTCAAAGGAGTTGGTCCAAAAACGGCTATAAATCTTTTAAACGAAAACAATGATCTTGATGGAGTTTATAAATCACTCCAAGAGCTAGAGAAAGAAGGCGAAAAAGCTAAACGAGGCGCCATAAAAGGAGCCGTAAGATTAAAGCTAAAAGCAGACAAAGACAATGCATATCTCTCAAGAAAACTTGCAGAAATATTAATTAAAATCCCTATAAGTCCAAAAATAGAATATAACTTAGAAGGTATTAACGAATCAAAACTAACTGAAAGCCTTGAAAAACTTGAGTTACATAGTTTATTAAAACAAGTTCCAACTTTTAAAGCTTTATTTTCTAAAGAAGGCTTATCAGAGAAAAACAATAGTCGCTCATTAAAAGAAAGTAAGATCGTTAATAATAAGAGCGAGAATATTGAACTAACTAGGCTTAATGAAACAAAAGAGATTCCTCAGATAGAGCCTAAAATTATAGATAATCTGGAAGAACTTAATAATTTCGTTGCACAAATAATGAAACATACTGATACTACAAAACCAATAGCTATTGATACCGAAACAACCAATTTAAATCCTTTTAAAGCTGAACTTGTTGGCTTAGGATTTTGTTTTGGTGAATCATTAAAAGATATAGTTTATATACCAATAGGACATAAAAACAAAGAAGCCGATTTAATAGAAATTAATCAAATAAATCAATTAAAGATAGAAGAAGTTATTGTTGCACTTCAGGGTTGGTTCTCTAGCAATGAAAATCCTAAAACCCTACAGAATGCAAAATACGACAGATTGATTTTGCTAAGACACGGAATCATATTAAATGGCGTGGTAATTGACACTTTACTTGCAGATTATATATATGATGCAACTCTTAAACATAGTTTAGATGAAATTGCTTATAGAGAATTTGGATTTAAGCCCAAAAGTTTTTCTGATGTTGTCAAAAAAGGAGAAGACTTCTCTTATGTGGACATTAAGTCTGCAAGTATGTACTGCGGGATGGACGTTTATTTAACAAGAAAATTAGCAATTATTTATATTAATAGATTAAAAGAAACTAGTATAAAATTAATAAACTTACTAAAAGAAGTTGAACAACCACTTGAGCAGGTTTTAGCGGAAATCGAATCCACAGGCATCATTATTGATACACCTTATCTAAAAGATTTATCTTTAGAGCTAACAAAAACATTAAATACTATCGCGAAAGAAGTTTATAAGGTTGCAGGAAATGAGTTTAACCTTTCATCACCTAAACAATTAGGTGAATTACTTTTTGAGAAACTTGATTTAGATAGGAAAAAATCAAGAAAAACAAAAACAGGATGGAGTACAGATGCAGGTGTATTGGAAAAGCTGGAATCAGACCATCCAATAGTAAAAATGATCATTGAACATCGCACTATAAGTAAGTTGCTTAATACTTATGTAGATGCTTTGCCTCAGCTTATTGAAAAAGAGACAGGAAGAGTACATACAGATTTCAATCAAGCTGTAACCGCTACTGGAAGATTAAGTAGCAGCAATCCAAATCTCCAAAATATCCCGGTCAGAACTGAATTTAGTAGACGAATAAGAAAAGCTTTTATTCCGCAAAAAGATTGGAAACTTCTAAGCGCAGACTATTCACAAATTGAACTTCGTATACTCACACATCTTTCAGGTGAAGAAGTACTAAAAAATGCTTATTTAAAAAATGAAGATGTCCACTCTTTAACAGCAAAAATTTTATTTGAAAAAGATGCGATTGACGCCGACGAAAGAAGAATAGGAAAAACAATAAATTTTGGGGTTATTTATGGTATGGGGGCTCAAAGGTTTGCAAGATCAACGGGCGTTTCATTAATAGAAGCAAAATATTTTTTAAGTAAATTCAAAGAACGTTATCCAGCCGTTTTTCAATTTTTAGAATATCAAGAAAGACTTGCCCTTAGCCAAGGTTTTGTTGAAACATTGCTAGGGAGAAGACGATATTTTCATTTCAATAGAAATGGGCTTGGAAGACTTCTGGGAACTCCACCAAATGAAATTGATTTAACTACTGCCAGAAGAGCAGGGATGGAAGCACAACAATTAAGAGCCGCAGCGAACGCACCTATTCAAGGCTCAAGCGCAGACATAATTAAGCTAGCAATGATTCAATTGCATTCAGCTTTAAGAAAGACTGGATTGGCAGCGAAAATTCTACTTCAAGTGCATGATGAACTCGTGCTAGAAGTTAATCCCAAAGATTTGGAGGAAACAAAACTCCTTGTCCAAAACACTATGGAAAATGCTGTAAAACTTAGTGTCCCTCTTATCGTTGAAACTGGCGTTGGAGTAAATTGGATGGAGGCAAAATAG
- the cysS gene encoding cysteine--tRNA ligase: MSLRFTNTLSKKKEDFISINPNQVKIYCCGVTVYDLCHLGHARSYLNWDTLRRFLIWKGFEVKFVQNFTDIDDKIINRANKEGCSTDELSERNINEFHKDMDTLSILRPSSMPRATKCLHQIINFIEELEQKKVAYSSNGDVYFSVDKHKNYGKLSGREIEKQIDNAAGRLKINQKESKKNSLDFALWKESKSGEVSYSSPWGNGRPGWHIECSAMVKQELGESIDIHLGGSDLIFPHHENEIAQSEACNGKELAKYWLHNGMVNVGGEKMSKSLGNFTTIRSLLDEDISPMTLRFFVLQTNYRKPLDFTEEALKAASKGWERLNNCLSFGYIYKIKDQPKNELNLNKPIKRSAKSKLDKDSFKLLSDFENYMDDDLNTSGALSILFELSQPIRKCLNLLKGKDINEVDEDILNQVFNKWELLTELAGVLGLRVNLNQEKQKINTELDTNKIEELIKNRSLAKANKDFLLADKIRADLKNIGIDLIDKPKGVTEWEQLSD; this comes from the coding sequence TTGTCCTTAAGATTCACAAACACCTTATCCAAAAAGAAAGAGGATTTTATTTCTATAAATCCTAATCAAGTTAAAATATATTGTTGTGGTGTAACTGTTTATGATCTTTGTCATCTTGGTCATGCAAGAAGTTATCTTAATTGGGATACATTAAGACGATTTTTAATTTGGAAAGGATTTGAAGTTAAATTCGTACAAAACTTCACTGATATTGATGACAAAATTATTAATCGAGCAAATAAAGAAGGATGTTCTACTGATGAATTAAGTGAAAGAAATATTAATGAATTTCACAAAGATATGGATACTCTTTCCATTCTTAGACCAAGTAGCATGCCAAGAGCAACAAAATGCCTTCATCAAATTATTAATTTTATAGAAGAATTAGAACAAAAAAAAGTAGCTTACTCATCAAATGGTGATGTTTATTTTTCAGTAGATAAACATAAAAATTATGGTAAACTTAGTGGAAGAGAAATTGAGAAACAGATAGATAATGCAGCAGGGAGATTAAAAATAAATCAAAAAGAAAGTAAAAAGAACTCGCTTGATTTTGCTCTCTGGAAAGAATCCAAATCAGGTGAGGTTAGTTACTCTTCGCCTTGGGGAAACGGCAGACCAGGTTGGCATATTGAGTGTTCAGCAATGGTTAAACAAGAATTAGGAGAAAGTATTGATATTCACCTTGGTGGCTCAGACCTGATATTTCCTCATCATGAGAATGAAATAGCTCAATCTGAAGCCTGTAATGGGAAAGAGTTAGCAAAATACTGGCTACACAATGGGATGGTTAATGTGGGGGGTGAAAAGATGAGTAAATCACTAGGGAATTTTACAACCATTAGGTCTTTATTAGATGAAGATATTTCACCTATGACTTTAAGATTTTTTGTGTTACAAACTAATTACCGAAAACCCCTAGATTTCACTGAAGAAGCGCTAAAAGCTGCTTCAAAAGGGTGGGAAAGATTAAATAATTGCCTATCTTTTGGATATATTTATAAAATTAAAGATCAACCTAAAAACGAACTAAACCTAAACAAACCTATAAAAAGATCTGCCAAAAGTAAACTTGATAAAGACTCATTTAAATTATTATCAGACTTTGAAAACTATATGGATGACGACCTAAATACATCTGGGGCTTTATCTATACTTTTTGAATTATCACAACCTATTAGAAAGTGCCTAAATTTATTAAAAGGAAAAGATATAAATGAAGTTGACGAAGATATTTTAAATCAAGTTTTTAACAAATGGGAACTACTCACTGAGTTGGCAGGAGTTCTGGGCTTAAGAGTAAATTTAAATCAAGAAAAACAAAAAATCAATACTGAACTTGACACTAATAAAATTGAAGAACTTATCAAGAATAGATCCTTAGCAAAAGCTAATAAAGACTTTTTACTCGCTGATAAAATAAGAGCTGATTTGAAAAATATTGGAATAGATTTAATTGATAAACCTAAAGGGGTTACTGAATGGGAACAACTTTCAGATTAA
- a CDS encoding sodium-dependent transporter: protein MQEREQWRSGLGFSLAAAGSAVGLGNLWGFAYRSSQGGGLAFLILYVLVVLVVCLPVLVAEMVLGRSTASSPFLAPIKAAGENWKPLGWLFAIASCGILSYYAVIMGWTIDTFFHSLFIGLPSDMTEAGEFFGKISSGNSVFVGQIISLLLTAFVVVAGVRGGIEKLTKWAMPFLFGLLLLLAIWAATLSGAWEGYTSFLLKWDSAQLFDKNTISNAFKQAFFSLSLGIGIMVAYSSYLNRKNHLPKEALRVATLDTAVGLLAGLITFPVVMSFGLKDVISESTVGTLFIALPTGFADLGLFGRFIAAVFFGLAFLAAITSSISLMEVPVSSLMDRLNWSRKKAVWTSTLLIFLIGIPSAISTDFLGKSDAICNTLLILGGLLISILLGWIVPNRYDEDLANSNSNLRVRRYLKFMLRWVSPPVIAIGLYLTVLSTIETFA from the coding sequence ATGCAAGAAAGGGAACAATGGAGATCAGGACTGGGATTCTCACTCGCCGCGGCCGGTAGTGCTGTAGGCCTTGGAAATCTTTGGGGCTTTGCTTATAGGTCATCTCAAGGGGGTGGACTTGCTTTTCTTATCCTTTATGTATTGGTTGTTTTAGTTGTTTGTCTGCCTGTCTTAGTTGCAGAGATGGTCTTGGGGAGAAGCACTGCAAGTAGTCCTTTCCTTGCTCCAATCAAAGCTGCTGGAGAGAATTGGAAGCCTCTCGGTTGGTTATTTGCCATAGCTTCTTGTGGAATTCTTTCTTATTACGCAGTGATAATGGGATGGACAATTGATACTTTCTTCCATTCCTTATTTATTGGTCTACCCTCAGATATGACTGAGGCGGGAGAATTTTTTGGTAAAATAAGCAGTGGTAATAGTGTATTTGTAGGTCAAATAATCAGCTTATTGTTAACTGCTTTTGTTGTTGTTGCAGGCGTTCGTGGAGGTATTGAAAAACTAACAAAATGGGCAATGCCATTTTTATTTGGACTCCTTTTGTTGTTAGCTATATGGGCTGCAACTTTATCTGGGGCATGGGAAGGATATACATCGTTTTTACTTAAATGGGATTCAGCTCAACTTTTTGATAAAAACACAATAAGTAATGCATTTAAACAAGCTTTCTTTTCTTTAAGTTTGGGTATTGGAATTATGGTTGCTTATTCTTCATATCTAAATCGTAAAAATCATCTTCCTAAAGAAGCTTTGAGAGTTGCAACTTTGGATACTGCTGTGGGTTTACTTGCAGGGCTGATTACATTCCCTGTCGTTATGAGTTTTGGTTTGAAAGATGTTATCAGTGAATCAACTGTTGGGACTTTATTTATTGCTCTTCCAACTGGATTTGCTGATCTTGGTTTGTTTGGGAGATTTATTGCTGCCGTTTTCTTCGGATTGGCCTTTTTAGCTGCTATTACTTCTTCTATTTCATTAATGGAAGTACCAGTATCTTCTTTAATGGACAGGCTGAATTGGAGTAGAAAGAAGGCCGTTTGGACTTCAACATTATTGATCTTCTTGATTGGAATACCGTCTGCTATTTCTACAGACTTTTTAGGCAAGTCCGATGCTATCTGTAATACACTCTTGATATTAGGAGGTCTTCTGATTTCAATTCTTTTGGGTTGGATTGTTCCAAATCGTTATGATGAGGATCTTGCAAATTCAAATTCTAATTTAAGAGTTAGAAGGTATCTAAAGTTTATGTTGCGCTGGGTGTCTCCACCAGTTATTGCTATAGGACTTTATTTAACAGTCTTATCTACAATAGAAACATTTGCTTAA
- a CDS encoding 1-deoxy-D-xylulose-5-phosphate reductoisomerase, translating into MKAISVLGSTGSIGTQTLQIAEEFPDQFKIVALTAGKNLDLVIKQIETHQPEVVSLADESLLPELSSRINSFNEDSKIFKKPLLMAGAEGLNTAAAWGSADLVVTGIVGCAGLLPTLAAIEAGKDLALANKETLIAAGPVVIPALKKSGSRLLPADSEHSAIFQCLQGTPWADNARLSTGVPTPGFKSIQLTASGGAFRDWKAEDLVKATVEDATSHPNWSMGKKITVDSATLMNKGLEVIEAHYLFGLSYDQIEIIIHPQSIIHSMVELDDSSVLAQLGWPDMKLPILYCLSWPGRLKTPWPRLKLTEIGNLTFKEPDTKKYPCMELAYSAGKLGGTMPAVLNAANEKAVELFLEERFKFIDIPKVIETICEKHKCDLNLNPSLSEILEIDIWAREEVLDYSEKNITKMHF; encoded by the coding sequence GTGAAAGCCATAAGCGTTTTAGGCTCAACAGGATCTATCGGAACTCAAACACTTCAAATTGCAGAAGAGTTTCCTGATCAATTCAAAATTGTTGCACTAACAGCAGGCAAGAATCTTGATTTAGTAATCAAACAAATTGAAACTCATCAACCTGAAGTCGTTTCACTAGCCGATGAGTCTCTTTTGCCAGAGCTGTCTAGCAGAATAAATAGTTTCAATGAAGATTCAAAAATATTCAAAAAGCCCTTATTGATGGCGGGAGCCGAAGGACTTAATACTGCAGCAGCTTGGGGAAGTGCTGATCTTGTTGTAACTGGAATAGTTGGCTGTGCTGGCCTCCTGCCAACACTTGCAGCTATTGAAGCAGGGAAGGACCTGGCTCTAGCAAATAAAGAAACTTTGATTGCAGCAGGACCAGTTGTCATTCCTGCTTTAAAAAAAAGTGGAAGTAGGCTCTTGCCTGCGGATTCTGAACACTCAGCGATATTTCAATGTCTCCAAGGAACGCCATGGGCTGACAATGCAAGACTTTCAACTGGAGTGCCTACTCCAGGATTTAAATCAATACAATTAACTGCATCAGGAGGAGCATTTAGAGATTGGAAAGCAGAAGATTTAGTGAAAGCAACTGTTGAGGATGCGACTAGCCACCCTAATTGGAGCATGGGAAAGAAAATAACTGTAGATTCTGCAACCCTTATGAATAAGGGACTCGAAGTCATTGAAGCGCATTACCTTTTTGGTCTTTCATATGACCAAATCGAAATCATTATCCATCCACAAAGCATCATTCACTCGATGGTTGAATTGGATGATTCATCAGTTTTAGCTCAATTGGGATGGCCAGATATGAAGCTCCCTATTTTGTATTGTTTAAGTTGGCCTGGTCGACTTAAAACACCATGGCCAAGATTAAAGCTTACTGAAATAGGCAATTTAACTTTTAAAGAACCAGATACTAAAAAATATCCATGTATGGAACTTGCTTACAGTGCAGGAAAATTAGGGGGCACAATGCCAGCAGTACTTAATGCCGCTAATGAAAAAGCAGTAGAACTATTTCTAGAAGAAAGGTTTAAATTTATCGATATTCCAAAAGTAATTGAGACGATTTGCGAGAAACATAAATGCGACCTAAATCTAAATCCAAGCCTCAGTGAAATTCTTGAAATTGACATCTGGGCCAGAGAAGAAGTCTTAGATTATTCAGAAAAAAATATTACAAAAATGCATTTTTAG
- a CDS encoding alpha/beta fold hydrolase, producing the protein MGVKDNLKKEDLLSDLGISPFKERLPWIGPDLQTLRDTFASDELPNAYSSEIRIKVPPLKSRKTGGGFLVAYLDKPSSVSSIHGLVLLLHGLGGSTRRRGLTRMASALVQSNFAVLKLNLRGSDPCRDFVDGTYAAECNSDLIPVLRRAREISYQLTEDYQSSKNIPVFGAGISLGGTILLNACICDESLLDGLVCISSPLDLNECSSSIERPRNFIYQKWLLNRLIRQTLEDPFGIEESEKNALLINGKDKERKINDIRSFDNLITAPRWGYKDVGDYYAKASPFFSLIENKKSLPKTLFIQSKDDPWVPFLAAEKLMEKMKFSNNKIANQFIFTEKGGHNGFHGVQGCWGDQVVSKWFLSLNTF; encoded by the coding sequence TTGGGAGTAAAGGATAATTTAAAAAAAGAAGATTTACTTTCAGATTTAGGAATAAGCCCTTTTAAAGAGCGTCTCCCATGGATCGGTCCTGACCTTCAGACACTAAGAGATACTTTTGCCTCAGATGAATTGCCTAATGCCTATTCATCTGAAATTCGTATAAAAGTCCCACCTCTTAAAAGTAGAAAGACAGGAGGAGGCTTCTTAGTTGCCTACTTGGATAAGCCATCAAGTGTATCGAGCATTCATGGTTTAGTTCTACTTCTGCATGGTCTTGGTGGTTCTACTCGCAGAAGAGGTTTGACCAGAATGGCGAGTGCTTTGGTGCAATCAAATTTCGCTGTTTTGAAGCTTAATCTGAGAGGTTCAGATCCTTGTAGGGATTTTGTTGATGGTACCTATGCTGCTGAATGCAATAGTGATTTGATTCCTGTATTAAGGCGTGCCAGAGAGATTTCATATCAATTAACTGAAGACTATCAATCTTCAAAAAATATTCCTGTCTTTGGAGCTGGGATCTCTTTGGGTGGAACTATTCTTTTAAATGCTTGCATTTGTGATGAGTCTTTATTAGATGGATTGGTATGTATAAGTAGTCCTTTGGATTTGAATGAATGTAGCTCTTCTATTGAAAGACCAAGAAATTTTATTTATCAAAAATGGTTGTTAAATCGTTTAATTAGGCAAACTTTAGAAGATCCTTTTGGGATAGAAGAAAGTGAAAAGAATGCATTGTTAATCAATGGAAAGGATAAAGAAAGAAAAATAAATGATATTAGATCTTTTGATAATTTGATAACTGCTCCAAGGTGGGGATATAAAGATGTTGGAGATTATTATGCAAAAGCATCTCCTTTCTTCTCTCTTATAGAAAATAAAAAATCTCTTCCTAAAACATTATTTATTCAATCTAAAGATGATCCTTGGGTACCTTTTTTAGCTGCTGAAAAACTAATGGAAAAAATGAAATTTTCTAATAATAAAATAGCTAATCAATTTATTTTTACTGAGAAAGGAGGACACAATGGATTTCATGGGGTTCAAGGTTGTTGGGGGGATCAAGTTGTTTCTAAATGGTTTTTATCTTTAAATACTTTTTAA
- a CDS encoding NAD(P)(+) transhydrogenase (Re/Si-specific) subunit beta yields MTFIAPVKFAIDLLAVLLLALGIKGLSKVRSAREANRLAAMAMILAAFGVLLNSQGTIGISINSWIWIICGTLIGGLLGALTAKRVPMTAMPEIVALFNGCGGMSSLLVALGVALFPSTDGSDGVVGELIRNFSIVVSLFVGAITFSGSIVAMAKLQGWVSTPSWTQSKARHFFNILFAVIALIGGMYLAIDGQNGLFLIVIASSLLGIGVTLPIGGADMPVVISLLNSYSGVAAAAAGFVVGSQLLIVAGAMVGAAGLILTQVMCDGMNRSLVSVLFGGALGASSVTSGGGGGEYTNITSCSPEECALTLEAAERVVIVPGYGLAVAQAQHTLREVTRVLENADIEVTYAIHPVAGRMPGHMNVLLAEADVPYEQLKEMDVINPEFPATDVVLVLGANDVVNPQAKNDQTSPLYGMPVLDVQEARTVFVVKRGMSAGYSGIKNDLFDLQNTSMVFGDAKKVLGDLLLELKELGVGSKG; encoded by the coding sequence ATGACTTTTATTGCTCCCGTTAAGTTTGCTATTGATCTGCTGGCAGTTTTATTGCTTGCTTTAGGTATCAAAGGCCTTTCAAAAGTTAGATCAGCAAGAGAGGCGAATAGGCTTGCCGCCATGGCAATGATATTGGCTGCTTTTGGAGTATTGCTTAACTCTCAAGGAACTATAGGCATTTCTATTAACTCTTGGATTTGGATAATTTGTGGAACTTTAATCGGAGGTCTTTTAGGTGCCTTAACTGCTAAAAGGGTTCCAATGACTGCGATGCCTGAGATAGTAGCTTTGTTTAACGGTTGTGGAGGGATGTCATCGCTATTGGTGGCACTTGGTGTGGCTTTGTTCCCGTCGACAGACGGCTCAGATGGTGTAGTCGGTGAACTTATTAGAAATTTCTCAATAGTCGTTTCACTCTTTGTTGGAGCCATTACATTCTCTGGATCAATTGTTGCAATGGCCAAGCTTCAAGGTTGGGTGTCTACACCTTCTTGGACCCAAAGCAAAGCTAGGCATTTCTTCAATATTCTTTTTGCTGTTATTGCTTTGATAGGTGGAATGTATCTTGCAATCGATGGACAAAATGGTCTTTTTCTTATTGTAATTGCTTCATCTTTGCTGGGTATTGGAGTGACTCTTCCTATTGGAGGAGCCGATATGCCAGTAGTTATATCTTTGCTAAATAGCTACTCAGGAGTTGCAGCAGCAGCGGCAGGATTTGTTGTCGGTAGTCAACTGTTGATTGTCGCAGGTGCCATGGTTGGAGCTGCTGGATTAATTCTTACTCAAGTGATGTGCGATGGCATGAACAGATCTTTAGTTTCTGTATTGTTTGGGGGTGCACTTGGAGCTAGTTCTGTTACTTCAGGAGGTGGAGGGGGAGAATATACAAATATTACTAGTTGCAGCCCAGAAGAATGTGCACTTACTCTTGAGGCGGCTGAGAGAGTAGTGATTGTTCCTGGTTATGGTCTTGCTGTAGCTCAGGCTCAGCACACACTAAGAGAGGTCACCAGAGTTTTAGAAAACGCCGACATTGAAGTCACATATGCTATTCATCCTGTTGCAGGAAGAATGCCTGGTCATATGAACGTTCTGTTGGCCGAAGCAGATGTTCCTTATGAGCAATTAAAAGAAATGGATGTTATCAATCCTGAATTTCCCGCGACGGATGTTGTATTAGTTTTAGGAGCGAATGATGTGGTTAACCCTCAGGCCAAGAATGATCAGACTTCACCTTTGTATGGAATGCCAGTTTTAGATGTTCAAGAGGCTAGAACTGTATTTGTTGTTAAGAGAGGAATGAGTGCTGGATATTCAGGAATAAAAAATGACCTTTTTGATTTGCAAAATACCTCTATGGTCTTTGGTGATGCAAAAAAGGTTCTTGGAGATCTTTTATTGGAATTAAAGGAGCTTGGAGTTGGGAGTAAAGGATAA
- a CDS encoding NAD(P) transhydrogenase subunit alpha — translation MSFFSEALWVLLLGSLLGLELIGKVPPTLHTPLMSGANAISGITMLAALTLIIKSGDNLPLLIIGSISLGFALFNVIGGFLVTDRMLAMFSRKKTRK, via the coding sequence ATGAGTTTTTTTAGTGAAGCTCTTTGGGTGCTTCTCCTTGGAAGCCTTTTGGGATTAGAGCTAATAGGAAAAGTCCCTCCAACTTTGCACACTCCACTAATGAGTGGGGCTAATGCAATTTCAGGCATCACGATGCTTGCAGCTTTAACTTTAATAATAAAATCCGGAGACAATTTACCTTTACTAATAATTGGATCAATATCTCTTGGATTTGCTTTGTTTAATGTGATTGGTGGCTTCCTTGTTACAGACAGGATGCTTGCAATGTTTAGTCGTAAAAAAACTCGTAAATAG